A stretch of Triticum aestivum cultivar Chinese Spring chromosome 1D, IWGSC CS RefSeq v2.1, whole genome shotgun sequence DNA encodes these proteins:
- the LOC123182522 gene encoding uncharacterized protein isoform X2 has product MRKAPAAASKPKPRARARAKPKAKASPDSLSSATSPSRSGGSPVAVGRGLLSPSSPATPKARPPLSPFAASTPASVSTVGDLRSLAASSLDSLKRRLDALHGDSARDLEASHSRISKRIKTQSCLKLAEEAEKERKEMAERISGRAEEMKASYKKFLTEVQSSSSRASKVTFPEMAKSVARAIDGLRSRYNIPATPA; this is encoded by the exons ATGAGGAAGGCGCCCGCAGCGGCCTCCAAGCCCAAGCccagggcgagggcgagggcgaagcCCAAGGCGAAGGCCAGCCCCGACTCCCTCTCCAGCGCCACGTCGCCGTCCCGCAGCGGCGGGTCTCCCGTCGCAGTCGGCCGCGGCCTCCTCtcgccctcctcgccggcgacgcccAAGGCCAGGCCCCCCCTCTCCCCGTTCGCCGCATCCACGCCGGCCTCCGTGTCCACCGTCGGCGACCTGAGGAGCCTCGCCGCCTCGAGCCTCGACTCGCTCAAGCGCCGCCTCGACGCGCTCCACGGCGACTCCGCCCGCGACCTCGAGGCCTCCCACTCCCGAATCTCCAAGCGCATCAAG ACGCAGAGCTGCCTCAAGCTGGCGGAGGAGGCGGAGAAGGAGCGTAAGGAGATGGCCGAGAGGATCTCCGGGCGCGCCGAGGAGATGAAG GCATCGTACAAGAAGTTCCTGACAGAGGTGCAGTCGTCTTCGTCTCGTG CGTCCAAGGTGACCTTCCCTGAGATGGCAAAGTCCGTGGCCAGAGCTATCGATGGATTGCGCAGTCGCTACAACATCCCAGCTACGCCAGCTTAG
- the LOC123182522 gene encoding uncharacterized protein isoform X1, with protein sequence MRKAPAAASKPKPRARARAKPKAKASPDSLSSATSPSRSGGSPVAVGRGLLSPSSPATPKARPPLSPFAASTPASVSTVGDLRSLAASSLDSLKRRLDALHGDSARDLEASHSRISKRIKMQTQSCLKLAEEAEKERKEMAERISGRAEEMKASYKKFLTEVQSSSSRASKVTFPEMAKSVARAIDGLRSRYNIPATPA encoded by the exons ATGAGGAAGGCGCCCGCAGCGGCCTCCAAGCCCAAGCccagggcgagggcgagggcgaagcCCAAGGCGAAGGCCAGCCCCGACTCCCTCTCCAGCGCCACGTCGCCGTCCCGCAGCGGCGGGTCTCCCGTCGCAGTCGGCCGCGGCCTCCTCtcgccctcctcgccggcgacgcccAAGGCCAGGCCCCCCCTCTCCCCGTTCGCCGCATCCACGCCGGCCTCCGTGTCCACCGTCGGCGACCTGAGGAGCCTCGCCGCCTCGAGCCTCGACTCGCTCAAGCGCCGCCTCGACGCGCTCCACGGCGACTCCGCCCGCGACCTCGAGGCCTCCCACTCCCGAATCTCCAAGCGCATCAAG ATGCAGACGCAGAGCTGCCTCAAGCTGGCGGAGGAGGCGGAGAAGGAGCGTAAGGAGATGGCCGAGAGGATCTCCGGGCGCGCCGAGGAGATGAAG GCATCGTACAAGAAGTTCCTGACAGAGGTGCAGTCGTCTTCGTCTCGTG CGTCCAAGGTGACCTTCCCTGAGATGGCAAAGTCCGTGGCCAGAGCTATCGATGGATTGCGCAGTCGCTACAACATCCCAGCTACGCCAGCTTAG